The sequence ACTAATCACCTGATCACCAGTTTCCGCCACCACGAGCACAGCGGGATCGGTGGCTTTGTCGGTCAGCAGCGGCGCAATTAGCCGCACTACAGCCCCGGTGGCGAGGGCAAAGATCACGCCGTCGTAGGCGGTCCACAAATCAACCAGGGTGTCTTTAAGGGAGCGATCGCAGACCTGCACCGTCACACCTAGTGCCTCTGCATCGGCAACGAGGCTAGGAGAAACCCACAGATCGGCGGGGAGACCGGTGACCAGGGGCAGCAGAGACTTAAACCCGGCGGGGGTGACAGCGATCGCAGCGAAGGACGACAACAAAAGACCTCAAAGAATCTGGGGTACTCAATCTTAGAAGACTTCACTACTCCAAAGCTGAGAAATGCCGAGAAATATCGCGTTGTCTGTAGCTTTGCTCTGCACGTAGCCGTGGAAAAGCCGCACTAGACAGCCGGGACGGCTAGCCCACAACTTCAGCGTCATTTAGCTCTGGTAGGACGGCTATCCAACCGGAGCTGGGATCCTGGGTAATCTCGACTTAGGCGATTTTTAGACAACTTTCTCCCTAATGGTGGGCAGTGCCCACCCTACGGTGGCTACTGGTGGGATAGCCGTCCTACCATGGCTGGGTTGCCGGCGATTTTAGCTTAGTAGTAGGTGCCAACCTTGCGGTGATGCACAGCGGTCTGACCTTCAGGGTCAGACACCTTACCGTCGTGCACCGTGCAATACACAATCCAGTGATCACTGACTTCCATACGAGTAGTCACTTCGCACTCAATGTAAGCCAGGGCATCGGCCAACAGGGGTGAGCCATTGGTAGCTGGGCGGGTGCGCACACCAGCAAAGCGATCGGCACCGGGGGCAAACCGCTTGAGAAAATGCTTCATCAGCCCTAGGTGCTTACCCTCTTCAAGAATATTCAGCACGAAGGTATCGCCCACCTGCATCAGCGACTCGATGGCGCGGTCTTTGGCCACCGCCACCGTAAAGCCCAGGGGCTGAAAGCTGGCCTGAGACACCCAGGAAGCCAACATAGCGCTAGACAGTTCACCCTTTTTGGCGGTGATGATATATAGCCCGCTGCTAATGCGGCCCAGGGCCTTTTCAAGGTCGGCATCGAGAGATTTGAGTTTCTTGAGCTTGCCCGCCTGGGCGAGGCTCTGGCCCAGGTCGGTGCCCGCCTCTTCGCACGACTGGTACAGCCCTTCGGTGGGGCTGTCTTTAATGCGAATGGGCGCAAACGCTTGGATCAGTTCTAGATCTTGAAACTTGTTGGCCAAGGGATCGACCGGCTCGTCGTCACCACCGTAGGATTCAAACAGGCCAATAGTTTGTTTGCCGTGCACTGCCGCCAAAATCGTGCCCAGGGTGGTCTGGGTTTCCTGAGCCCTTACCCCGGCAACGGGGGGCATGCCAACAACTAAGCCCTTAGAGCGACTCACCAACTCCATCACCTCTTGGGGATCGGCGGAGCGCATGTCCATCATTTCGACGGCGACACCGGTTTTGGTAATACCGCGAGCGATCGCCTGGGAAATGCGATCGCTATAGCCGTAGTCAGATACGTAGAACACCGCGACTAAATCTTCGGCCTTCGTTTTTTCCTGGCTCCAGCGCTGATAGCGGCCCGTTAGCTCGCCCACGTTGTAGCGCAGCAGGGGGCCGTGGCCCGTAGCCACCATATTCACGGGGGGCAGAGCATCCATACGTTTCATTGCCCCCAGCACCGAGCGGGCATTGGGAGCCATCAGGCACTCGTAGTAAAAGCGAAAATCGGGGGAAATCGCCTCTAAATCTTCGTCGTAGGGGGCATCGCTGCAATAGTGCAGGCCAAAGGCATCGCAGGTAAACAGCACACCGGTTTTGTGGTCGTAGGTGAAGATGGTGTCGGGCCAGTGCAGGTTAGGGGCGCTGACAAACTCTAGAGTGTGGCCGTTGCCTAGCTCTAGGGTGTCACCGTTTTTGACGATTATGCGCTCGAAGGGGTGGTGCACCAAGTCTTCGAGGAAAGCGATCGCCACCTTAGACCCCACCACCACCACCTGGGGAGCCAGCTCTAGCACATCGCGCACTAGGCCGCTGTGGTCGGGCTCGGTGTGGCTAATCACCAAATAATCAATGGTTTTGGGGTCAATTTCGCCCGTTAGGGTCTTGAGGTACAGCTCCTGAAACTTGGCGTGGGAAGTATCGACCAGGGCGACTTTCTCGCCGCGAATAATGAAAGAGTTGTAGGTAGTGCCATTTTGCAGGCCGAACTCAATGTCGAAGCGATCGCGATCCCAATCGAGGGAGCGAATGGTAGTGGTGTCGTCAGCTACCCCTTCGACCTGAATGGTGAGGCGCTTTTGCGCTGGTGCCGCTACAACCATGGAGAACCTCCTGCAAAATTAGGTGCTGCTAACTCGAGAGATCAAGCTCAATTCTAAAGTTTAAACCTCGTTCACTGAGGAACCGGGAGCCATTTTCACCCTCACACGCTCTCCTGAAGGACAAGGGCAATGGGCAAGATTGAGCACTGCGGTTCTAAGCCAAACTGAGTTTAGCAATCGACATGTTTCTTAATTCTCGCTTTAAACCGGGAGACTGGGGATCAAAATACCTGATTACTCCAATTGCGATCGGTAACCATTGGCGATGGGTGATGATAGATCTGGAGGTTTCTAGGGCAAACTTTTGCTGACATAGAATCAGGTATGGGTAGCGCTTCAAACCGCGATCCCAAGGCAACGGATAGGCTACCCATCCCTTAGCAGCCACCTACCACTGACAACATTCACTGACAACATTTGAGACGTAGTTCAAACCTCGCTCTCAAGCAAGCGGTGGCTAACCCCCGCACCCAAACACCCTCCCTGCTCGATAGGCTAAAGAGATCCGTCCTTTGACCGGTTGTTGCCATTTTCATGGTTGTCGCTGTGCCCTACCGAAATTCTTTGCCGCCCCGCGTGCTAGTGGTCGATGATCACGCCCCTAGCCGCATGACTGCCGTTGCCCTGTTGTCGGTGGAGGGGTACCAGGTAGAGCAGGCCAACTGTGGCCAAAGTGCCCTCAGCCGGGTATTTCAGCACCAACCTGACCTGATTTTGCTAGATGTGATGATGCCTGGCCTTGACGGCTATGAGGTCTGTCGCCAGCTCAAGGAAAATGACAATACTCGGCTGATCCCCGTGGTGTTTGTGACGGCCCTAGGCGATCGCGAAGCCAGGTTGCGGGGCATTGAAGCGGGCGGCGACGACTTTCTAACCAAGCCCTTTGACCAGCTCGAACTATCGGCCCGAGTCAAGTCGCTAATTCACCAAAAACGTCTCAACGAAGATCTCGACCACGCCGAAAAGGTGCTGTTTTCTATCGCTCGCACGATCGAGAGCCGCGATCCCAATACCGGTGACCACTGCGATCGCCTCGTCAGCCTGGGGCGCAGCCTTGGCGAATACCTGAGGCTATCTGCCGCCCATATTCGCGATTTGGCCTGGGCAGGTTACCTCCACGACATCGGCAAAGTGGGCATCCCCGACGCCGTGCTACTCAAAACCGGCCCACTCACCGTTGCCGAGCGCACGATTATGGAACAGCACGTCGCCATTGGCGAAGAAATTTGCCGCCCCTTGCGCACCATGCAGGGCGTATTGCCCATCATTCGCCACCACCACGAGCGCTGGAACGGCAGCGGCTACCCCGATGGGTTAGCTGGGGCAGCCATTCCCCGACTGGCACAGATTTTTCAGCTCATCGACATTTTCGACGCCTTAACCCACGATCGCCCCTACAAACCAGCCTTCTCCATCGAAGAATCGCTGCGCATTATGGGCGAAGAGGTCGAGCGGGGCTGGCGAGACCCAGCCTTAATGGCTGAGTTTGAGCGGTTCATTCGCAACCACTATGGCGATCTGCCTCCTAGCCCTCAGCAAGTGACTCGTAGCATTGAGCAGCCTCAGTCTGTCAGACAGCCATATGTCTAACGCGATCGAGAGCAGCCAAGCTGAGCAAATCTCTAGGGTCACCAGTGGACAAACTGATTCTTTTTTTCAGTTATGTAGCGGGCTTGTCTTTTTTGAAAGACAAATCGCAACTACATTTAAGTAAACACCGCTAATTCTTCCCTTTGAGGGATGATTAGCGTAGCTGTAATCAGGGTTATTCTTCCAAGCCGCTCTAAGCGTGTTTGATCCCCAAAGCTGGTAAGTTGGGCCACCTGTCGGTTCTAGATACTGCCACTGGAGCGATCGCTTTGAGTCAGTTTTTAATCGCCTTGACCAGGCTTTGAGGTTAGGGTTGAAGCGTTGTGTAGCTGTTATCGTCAAACCAGAATTTAGTTTGGATGCACGTTTAGGGGATTTTTTTCGTGGATGCACCGCAGAAACTGGCTTTCGTTGTTCAATCTAACCGCCTTCAGGGGCTAATGTGGCAAGCCCTACTCAAGTCGCAAAAATTAGCCGTTATTTTAGAGCCGGCCAAAAGCGACTTGGCCGACTGCGTAAGTCAGATTGCCAGCGCCGGGCTTACTCTCCCTGACATCATCGTGCTGGATACCGAGGCCCCAGAACTCAACCCC is a genomic window of Nodosilinea sp. E11 containing:
- a CDS encoding diflavin flavoprotein, encoding MVVAAPAQKRLTIQVEGVADDTTTIRSLDWDRDRFDIEFGLQNGTTYNSFIIRGEKVALVDTSHAKFQELYLKTLTGEIDPKTIDYLVISHTEPDHSGLVRDVLELAPQVVVVGSKVAIAFLEDLVHHPFERIIVKNGDTLELGNGHTLEFVSAPNLHWPDTIFTYDHKTGVLFTCDAFGLHYCSDAPYDEDLEAISPDFRFYYECLMAPNARSVLGAMKRMDALPPVNMVATGHGPLLRYNVGELTGRYQRWSQEKTKAEDLVAVFYVSDYGYSDRISQAIARGITKTGVAVEMMDMRSADPQEVMELVSRSKGLVVGMPPVAGVRAQETQTTLGTILAAVHGKQTIGLFESYGGDDEPVDPLANKFQDLELIQAFAPIRIKDSPTEGLYQSCEEAGTDLGQSLAQAGKLKKLKSLDADLEKALGRISSGLYIITAKKGELSSAMLASWVSQASFQPLGFTVAVAKDRAIESLMQVGDTFVLNILEEGKHLGLMKHFLKRFAPGADRFAGVRTRPATNGSPLLADALAYIECEVTTRMEVSDHWIVYCTVHDGKVSDPEGQTAVHHRKVGTYY
- a CDS encoding HD domain-containing phosphohydrolase; amino-acid sequence: MPYRNSLPPRVLVVDDHAPSRMTAVALLSVEGYQVEQANCGQSALSRVFQHQPDLILLDVMMPGLDGYEVCRQLKENDNTRLIPVVFVTALGDREARLRGIEAGGDDFLTKPFDQLELSARVKSLIHQKRLNEDLDHAEKVLFSIARTIESRDPNTGDHCDRLVSLGRSLGEYLRLSAAHIRDLAWAGYLHDIGKVGIPDAVLLKTGPLTVAERTIMEQHVAIGEEICRPLRTMQGVLPIIRHHHERWNGSGYPDGLAGAAIPRLAQIFQLIDIFDALTHDRPYKPAFSIEESLRIMGEEVERGWRDPALMAEFERFIRNHYGDLPPSPQQVTRSIEQPQSVRQPYV